From a single Helicovermis profundi genomic region:
- the thiI gene encoding tRNA uracil 4-sulfurtransferase ThiI: MYNLIMVRYSEIALKGKNRSFFEKILISNIKHSLKGLENYRVLKEHGRVYVEFEPKDYEEVIVRVKKIFGIVSLSPVVRVANDMDEIYKVSLIQAKKVLENNKYKTFKIEARRGNKSFEYKSPEIARMVGGYILSNIDELNVDVHNPDFSVNVEVRNSTYVFTEKIDCFGGMPYRSAGKAMLLLSGGIDSPVAGFLMGKRGLEIEAVHYHSYPFTSERAKEKVMDLAKILSKYFGRLRIHSINILEIQKQINENCPSEEMTILSRVFMMKLAEKLAEKNSCKALVTGESLGQVASQTIEGLNVTNSSVKLPVFRPLIAMDKIEIIRVAENIGSFETSILPFEDCCTVFLPDRVVTKPKLEKIERSLSLLDVEKLIDDALENIETQIFHPEDL, encoded by the coding sequence ATGTACAATTTAATCATGGTAAGGTACTCAGAAATTGCGTTAAAAGGGAAAAATAGATCATTTTTTGAAAAAATATTAATTTCTAATATTAAACATTCTTTAAAAGGGCTTGAAAATTATAGAGTGCTAAAAGAACATGGTAGAGTTTATGTAGAATTTGAACCGAAAGATTATGAAGAAGTAATTGTGAGAGTGAAGAAAATATTTGGAATCGTTTCACTTTCTCCCGTTGTTAGAGTAGCTAATGATATGGATGAAATATATAAAGTTTCACTTATACAGGCTAAAAAAGTTTTAGAAAATAATAAATATAAAACTTTTAAGATTGAAGCTAGAAGAGGAAATAAATCATTTGAATACAAATCTCCGGAAATTGCACGTATGGTTGGAGGTTATATACTTAGTAACATTGATGAGTTAAATGTTGATGTCCATAATCCTGATTTTTCTGTTAATGTTGAAGTGAGAAATTCAACTTATGTATTTACAGAAAAAATTGATTGTTTTGGTGGAATGCCATATAGATCAGCTGGAAAAGCTATGCTTTTATTGAGCGGGGGAATTGATTCTCCTGTAGCTGGATTTCTTATGGGTAAACGTGGACTAGAAATTGAAGCGGTTCACTATCATTCTTATCCGTTTACAAGTGAAAGAGCCAAAGAAAAAGTAATGGATTTAGCTAAAATACTTTCAAAATATTTTGGAAGACTTAGAATACATTCTATAAATATACTTGAGATACAAAAACAAATAAATGAAAATTGTCCATCTGAAGAAATGACTATTCTTTCAAGAGTATTCATGATGAAACTTGCTGAGAAGCTAGCAGAAAAAAATAGTTGCAAGGCTCTAGTAACCGGGGAAAGTTTAGGACAAGTTGCATCTCAAACAATAGAAGGACTAAATGTTACGAATTCATCTGTGAAATTGCCTGTATTTAGACCTCTGATAGCAATGGATAAAATTGAGATAATAAGAGTAGCGGAAAACATAGGTAGCTTTGAAACATCAATTTTGCCTTTTGAAGATTGTTGTACAGTATTTTTACCTGATAGGGTAGTTACAAAGCCGAAATTAGAAAAAATTGAAAGAAGTTTAAGTTTACTGGATGTAGAAAAACTAATTGACGATGCTTTAGAAAACATTGAAACTCAGATTTTTCATCCTGAAGATTTATAA
- a CDS encoding cysteine desulfurase family protein: MEKKMEVYLDNAATTKPNKEIKDIVNNSFDELYANPSSLHTLGVRVEREIKEVKKIILKDLSSSDGKMIFTSGGTESNNLAIKGAVNAYKRLGKHIITTEFEHKSILNTVGSLEDEGFKVTYIKPNSNGLIELNDIISAIQKDTILVSIMFVNNEIGTLQPIKEIGKYLSTLKNKPIFHVDGVQAFMKMKINVEELNIDLFSFSAHKIHALKGLGGLYVKKGIRIKPLMFGGQQENSLRPGTENTIGIFALKNAVLDFIKNRENYYNNVKELKRAFVNSITSELSDVYINGDFSKASPYIVNIAFVGVKGEVLLHYLEMKKIYVSTGSACNSKTKSFSYVLHAINVPDKLKEGSIRFSFSKFTTKNEIKYALDEIIFRVNEYRSMMKNGKK, translated from the coding sequence ATGGAGAAAAAAATGGAAGTTTATTTGGATAATGCAGCAACAACAAAACCTAATAAAGAAATAAAAGATATAGTCAATAATTCTTTTGATGAATTGTATGCAAACCCTTCTTCTCTTCATACACTCGGAGTTAGAGTTGAGAGGGAAATCAAAGAGGTAAAAAAAATTATTTTGAAAGATCTTAGCAGTAGTGATGGGAAAATGATTTTTACTTCAGGTGGAACTGAATCAAATAACCTTGCAATTAAAGGGGCTGTAAATGCATATAAAAGACTTGGGAAACATATAATAACAACAGAATTTGAACATAAATCTATATTAAACACAGTAGGAAGTTTAGAAGACGAGGGTTTTAAAGTCACTTATATTAAACCTAATAGTAATGGGTTGATTGAACTTAATGATATAATTAGTGCAATTCAAAAGGATACTATTTTAGTAAGCATAATGTTTGTAAATAATGAAATTGGTACGCTTCAACCAATTAAAGAAATTGGAAAATATTTATCTACTTTAAAAAACAAACCTATTTTTCATGTTGACGGTGTACAGGCATTTATGAAAATGAAAATAAACGTAGAAGAATTAAACATTGATCTTTTTTCATTTAGCGCGCATAAAATTCACGCACTTAAAGGACTTGGTGGTTTATATGTGAAAAAGGGAATAAGAATTAAGCCTCTTATGTTTGGAGGTCAGCAGGAAAATTCCTTAAGGCCGGGAACCGAAAACACTATAGGAATTTTTGCTCTTAAAAACGCGGTATTAGATTTTATAAAAAATAGAGAAAATTATTATAACAATGTTAAAGAATTAAAGAGAGCATTTGTTAATAGTATTACTAGTGAACTTTCTGATGTGTATATTAACGGTGACTTTTCAAAGGCTAGTCCATATATTGTTAATATTGCCTTTGTTGGTGTTAAGGGTGAAGTGTTACTCCATTATCTTGAGATGAAAAAAATATATGTATCTACTGGATCAGCTTGTAATTCTAAGACGAAAAGTTTTTCATATGTATTACATGCTATTAATGTTCCTGACAAACTTAAAGAAGGATCAATCAGATTTAGTTTTTCGAAATTTACTACAAAAAATGAAATTAAATATGCTTTAGATGAAATTATATTTCGTGTAAATGAATATAGAAGTATGATGAAAAATGGAAAAAAATAA
- a CDS encoding aminoacyl-histidine dipeptidase — protein sequence MSNVLKGLMPEKVFQFFEELTQIPRGSGNEKGVSDYLVKFAKDRNLEVIQDDILNVIIKKPASKGYEKAPSVILQGHCDIVCAKEEGLKFDFEKDPIDIYVDGDVIRTKGTTLGADNGIAVAMSMAILDSKDMMHPEITALVTISEETGMDGVLGLEKGLVKGDVLINIDSEEEGTALSSCAGGVDNIVKTPIIWNNDISENTETLEISIRGLLGGHSGMEINKNRANAIKLMGRLLEEMKKDIKLNISDINGGEKMNAIAKFAIAKIVMDKKDSEDAIVILEKFEKIINNEFKTSDPNIKVEGKKITSVSKYMNDSTTKNIIDVLRLIPFGIQTMSADIEGLVESSLNIGVLTTDENEVIFNSAVRSSVRSLKEEINSRIQIIADLTNSKMELHANYPEWEFKPVSDIREKMKSVYKDMYGKSLKIDAIHAGLECGLLKEKVGDIDMISIGPNIYDVHTPNEHLSISSTRRVYEFLCEVLKRMK from the coding sequence ATGTCTAATGTTTTAAAAGGTTTAATGCCAGAAAAAGTATTTCAATTTTTTGAAGAACTAACTCAGATTCCAAGAGGGTCTGGAAATGAAAAAGGTGTGAGTGATTATTTAGTTAAATTTGCAAAAGATAGAAATCTTGAAGTTATTCAAGATGATATTTTAAATGTTATTATAAAAAAGCCTGCATCTAAGGGATATGAAAAAGCTCCTAGTGTCATCCTTCAAGGACATTGTGACATTGTTTGCGCAAAAGAGGAAGGCTTAAAATTTGATTTTGAGAAAGATCCAATTGATATTTATGTAGATGGAGATGTAATAAGAACAAAAGGAACAACACTTGGAGCAGATAATGGAATTGCTGTTGCAATGTCAATGGCAATATTAGATTCTAAAGATATGATGCACCCTGAAATAACAGCTCTTGTTACAATATCAGAAGAAACAGGAATGGATGGAGTATTAGGTCTTGAAAAAGGACTTGTTAAAGGTGATGTTCTTATTAATATAGATTCAGAAGAAGAAGGCACTGCACTTTCATCTTGTGCAGGTGGTGTTGATAATATTGTTAAAACTCCTATAATATGGAACAATGATATTAGCGAAAATACTGAAACTTTGGAAATTTCTATAAGAGGTTTGCTTGGTGGACATTCTGGTATGGAGATTAATAAAAATAGAGCTAATGCTATTAAATTAATGGGAAGACTTCTCGAGGAAATGAAAAAAGATATTAAGCTTAATATTAGCGATATTAATGGTGGAGAAAAAATGAACGCAATTGCTAAGTTTGCAATCGCTAAAATTGTAATGGACAAAAAAGACTCTGAAGACGCTATTGTTATTTTAGAAAAATTTGAAAAAATCATTAATAACGAATTTAAAACTTCAGATCCAAATATAAAAGTTGAAGGTAAAAAGATTACGAGTGTTAGCAAATATATGAATGATAGTACTACAAAAAATATAATCGACGTTTTAAGGTTAATACCTTTTGGAATACAAACTATGAGCGCTGATATAGAGGGCTTAGTAGAAAGTTCTCTTAATATAGGAGTACTAACTACTGATGAAAATGAAGTGATTTTTAATTCGGCTGTAAGAAGTTCAGTTAGATCGCTTAAAGAAGAAATTAATTCAAGAATTCAAATTATTGCTGATTTAACAAATTCTAAAATGGAACTTCATGCAAATTACCCAGAGTGGGAATTTAAACCTGTTTCAGATATTAGAGAGAAAATGAAATCAGTTTACAAAGATATGTATGGAAAATCACTTAAAATCGATGCAATTCATGCAGGTCTTGAGTGTGGATTATTAAAAGAAAAAGTTGGAGATATTGATATGATATCAATTGGACCTAATATTTATGATGTTCATACTCCAAATGAACATTTAAGTATTTCTTCAACAAGAAGAGTGTATGAATTTTTATGTGAAGTATTAAAAAGAATGAAGTAA
- a CDS encoding PqqD family protein, whose translation MKVDKKDNFLELVPKRKKNQEFIVSSDGLVKIIIPRDGIVDRFVRFFIKTPKKMEIELDEIGSTVWIAVDGKNSIGDVGNILLDKFGDKIEPLHKRLAEYIVILRNNKFIYLEKI comes from the coding sequence ATGAAAGTTGATAAAAAAGATAATTTTTTGGAATTAGTGCCTAAACGAAAAAAAAATCAAGAATTTATAGTGTCGAGTGATGGCTTAGTAAAAATAATTATCCCTAGAGATGGCATAGTGGATAGGTTTGTTCGCTTTTTTATAAAAACGCCAAAAAAAATGGAAATCGAATTAGATGAAATAGGTAGTACTGTTTGGATTGCAGTAGATGGAAAGAATAGCATTGGTGATGTTGGCAATATATTGTTAGATAAATTTGGTGATAAAATAGAGCCTTTACATAAAAGACTTGCTGAATATATTGTGATACTAAGAAACAATAAATTTATTTATTTGGAGAAAATATAA
- a CDS encoding OPT family oligopeptide transporter, producing MEKPLKKNDNGFKPFISADKVLPEFTKTSLFLGILLAIVFGAANAYLGLKVGMTISASIPAAVISMGIIRGLLKKESILENNMVQTIGSAGESLAAGAIFTLPALFIWSEQWGLGSPSLVTITAIALCGGILGVLFMVPLRKALIVKEHGILPYPEGTACAEVLLAGEEGGAKAKATFTGLGIGALYKFIADGLHLFPSEVETAIPGYNGAAIGADVLPALLGVGFIIGPTISAYMLAGAVIGWFGFIPLIANIGSMGDVIMYPASVPISELGYWGIWNYYIRYVGAGAVAFGGVFSLIKSLPLIIQTFKDAMKDYSGGVGSLSSLRTDKDMSMKVVLIGSLAIILAMMMLPIIPVGFTGALLIAIFGFFFATVSSRIVGLVGSSSNPVSGMTIATLIITALVFKATGNDGHAGMIGTLTVGAIICIIAAMAGDTSQDLKTGFLVGATPYKQQYGELIGAVVAAFAIGGVLILLNSAWGFGSQELPAPQATLMRLVIEGVMGGNLPWALVFTGVGIGVAIELLGLPVLPIAIGLYLPIHLSTPIMVGGFIRGILDKKLEKAESAYETIKAKIDSGILYASGLIAGEGLLGICLAVIAVFHIPLPKLPNLGQIGALVFFGLLVFSLIKYSLLHDPKINKK from the coding sequence GTGGAAAAACCATTAAAGAAAAATGATAATGGATTTAAACCATTTATTTCAGCAGATAAAGTGCTACCAGAATTCACTAAAACATCACTGTTTTTAGGTATTTTACTTGCTATTGTATTTGGTGCTGCTAATGCGTATTTAGGACTTAAAGTTGGTATGACAATTAGCGCGTCAATACCTGCAGCAGTAATTTCAATGGGAATTATTAGAGGGTTATTAAAAAAAGAATCAATACTTGAAAACAATATGGTACAAACTATAGGTTCAGCTGGTGAGTCACTTGCAGCAGGAGCAATATTTACATTACCAGCTCTTTTTATATGGAGTGAGCAGTGGGGACTTGGTTCGCCAAGTTTAGTAACTATCACAGCAATTGCACTTTGTGGAGGAATACTTGGAGTTCTATTTATGGTTCCTCTTAGAAAGGCGTTAATTGTAAAAGAACATGGTATTCTACCTTATCCAGAAGGTACAGCTTGTGCTGAAGTTCTTTTAGCCGGAGAAGAAGGTGGAGCAAAAGCAAAAGCTACTTTTACTGGTTTAGGAATAGGAGCTCTTTATAAGTTCATAGCTGACGGACTTCATTTATTTCCAAGCGAAGTTGAAACAGCAATACCAGGTTATAATGGAGCAGCAATCGGAGCAGATGTTCTTCCTGCACTTTTAGGTGTTGGATTTATAATAGGGCCTACAATTTCAGCATATATGTTAGCAGGTGCTGTAATAGGATGGTTTGGTTTTATTCCACTTATCGCAAATATAGGATCAATGGGTGATGTTATTATGTACCCAGCATCAGTACCTATTAGTGAACTTGGATATTGGGGAATATGGAATTATTATATAAGATACGTTGGAGCAGGTGCAGTTGCATTTGGTGGAGTATTTAGTTTAATAAAATCTCTTCCACTTATTATACAAACATTTAAAGATGCAATGAAGGATTATAGTGGTGGAGTTGGTTCTCTATCAAGTCTTAGAACTGATAAAGATATGTCAATGAAAGTTGTACTTATTGGTTCACTTGCAATAATTCTTGCTATGATGATGCTTCCTATTATACCTGTAGGATTTACAGGAGCGTTGTTAATTGCAATCTTTGGATTTTTCTTTGCAACAGTTTCATCAAGAATCGTTGGTTTAGTTGGTAGTTCTTCAAACCCAGTTTCAGGAATGACTATTGCAACTCTTATTATCACTGCTTTAGTATTTAAAGCAACTGGTAACGATGGACATGCAGGAATGATTGGAACATTAACTGTTGGTGCTATTATTTGTATAATAGCTGCAATGGCTGGAGATACTTCTCAGGATTTAAAAACGGGTTTCTTAGTTGGAGCTACTCCTTATAAACAACAGTATGGAGAATTAATTGGTGCTGTAGTTGCTGCATTTGCAATTGGTGGTGTTCTTATTCTTCTTAATAGTGCATGGGGATTTGGATCACAAGAACTTCCTGCTCCACAAGCTACTTTAATGAGATTAGTTATAGAAGGTGTTATGGGTGGAAATCTACCTTGGGCATTAGTATTTACAGGTGTTGGTATTGGAGTTGCCATTGAATTACTTGGTCTTCCAGTTCTTCCAATTGCAATTGGACTTTATTTACCAATTCATCTTTCTACTCCAATAATGGTAGGTGGATTTATTAGAGGAATTCTTGATAAAAAATTAGAAAAAGCTGAAAGTGCTTATGAAACAATAAAAGCTAAGATTGATTCAGGTATTTTATACGCATCAGGTTTGATTGCAGGTGAAGGATTACTAGGAATATGTCTTGCAGTAATAGCTGTTTTTCACATTCCATTACCTAAACTACCAAATCTTGGTCAAATAGGGGCATTAGTGTTCTTTGGCTTATTAGTATTCTCACTAATTAAGTATTCATTACTACATGATCCTAAAATAAATAAAAAATAG
- a CDS encoding TetR/AcrR family transcriptional regulator, giving the protein MSTKNNIINSSIKFFLIYGYDNTSLNMIAKDIGIKKPSLYHHFKNKEELFKIDFEYIINSLLDKIKLAANLKLDPKYMLENLISGLIEYNLNLSLSLKLDPNKLVDISSFFSSSINKFPELQVLVDSYYDFLKLSLVKIIRSGQRSGIIIKDLDREMSSYIIISTIEGLFTLSTIYSKFNITVYRQRIFENMWKSLTYNNSKSNKSLFKKKAKSKTLSIGTKW; this is encoded by the coding sequence ATGTCTACAAAAAACAATATTATCAATTCTTCTATAAAATTTTTTTTAATTTATGGTTATGATAATACTTCTCTTAATATGATTGCTAAAGATATTGGTATAAAAAAGCCATCACTGTATCACCATTTTAAAAATAAAGAGGAATTATTCAAAATTGACTTTGAATATATAATAAATTCCTTACTAGATAAGATTAAACTAGCTGCAAATTTAAAACTTGACCCAAAATATATGCTCGAAAATTTAATTTCTGGGTTAATTGAGTACAATCTTAATCTCTCATTATCTTTAAAACTTGATCCAAATAAATTAGTAGATATCAGCTCGTTTTTTTCAAGTTCAATTAATAAATTTCCCGAACTTCAAGTTTTAGTTGATTCATATTATGATTTTCTTAAATTATCTTTAGTTAAAATTATTAGAAGTGGACAACGAAGTGGAATTATTATCAAAGATCTTGATAGAGAAATGAGTTCTTATATAATTATTTCTACTATTGAAGGTTTATTTACACTTAGTACCATTTATTCGAAATTTAATATCACAGTTTATAGACAACGCATATTTGAAAACATGTGGAAATCATTAACTTATAATAACTCTAAATCTAATAAATCGTTATTTAAGAAAAAGGCAAAATCAAAGACCCTTTCAATCGGTACAAAGTGGTAA
- a CDS encoding HD-GYP domain-containing protein, whose translation MKFIDVNDLQAGMIVAKNVINENGIEFLSRDSVLSSANIESLKKFDIDFIYIVDDNVKEIIDENSITYLYTELLEIYKTSYMNSRLGKNIDILAIESKLYPLVDLILKNNDILKTLRGISINDLYTYLHSVNVSLLSAIIGKWSKLTKRDIYDLSLSALLHDIGKSQVTLSIINKPSSLNEKEFNEIMMHTQFAKDIVSISSSLNKNIIDGIYYHHERKDGSGYPMGMTYDSISFFPKIIAIADIFDALTSDKVYRRKISPFKAIDLINELSYKKLDEGLCVLFIKNISDFYVGSRVKLTTGENGEIVFLNKYCRNRPLIKTERNFIDLSTDYSIDILEII comes from the coding sequence ATGAAATTTATTGATGTCAATGATTTACAAGCAGGTATGATTGTTGCAAAAAATGTAATTAACGAAAATGGAATAGAATTTTTAAGTAGAGATTCAGTTCTAAGTAGTGCTAATATAGAAAGTTTAAAAAAGTTTGATATTGATTTTATCTATATTGTTGATGATAATGTTAAAGAAATTATTGACGAAAATAGTATTACCTATTTATATACAGAATTATTAGAAATTTATAAAACTTCTTACATGAATTCAAGGTTAGGAAAAAATATTGATATACTAGCAATTGAAAGTAAATTATATCCTCTTGTTGACTTAATATTAAAGAATAATGACATACTTAAAACGCTTAGAGGCATAAGTATAAATGACTTATATACATATTTACATTCTGTAAATGTATCACTTTTATCAGCAATCATTGGAAAATGGAGTAAATTAACTAAACGAGATATTTATGATTTATCACTTTCTGCACTTCTACATGATATTGGGAAGAGTCAAGTTACTCTATCAATAATTAACAAACCAAGTTCATTAAATGAAAAAGAATTTAACGAAATAATGATGCACACACAGTTTGCAAAAGATATTGTAAGTATTTCAAGTTCATTAAATAAAAATATCATAGATGGTATATATTATCATCATGAAAGAAAAGATGGAAGTGGATACCCAATGGGAATGACTTATGATAGCATATCTTTTTTTCCAAAAATAATTGCTATTGCTGATATCTTTGATGCATTAACAAGTGATAAAGTATATAGAAGGAAAATATCACCTTTTAAAGCGATAGACCTTATAAATGAACTAAGTTATAAGAAGCTCGATGAAGGCCTTTGTGTATTATTTATTAAAAACATTTCTGATTTTTATGTTGGAAGCAGGGTGAAACTAACTACTGGTGAAAATGGAGAAATTGTTTTTTTAAATAAATATTGCAGAAATCGACCTTTAATAAAAACTGAGAGAAATTTTATTGATTTATCTACCGACTATTCAATTGATATACTTGAAATAATATAA
- a CDS encoding ribonuclease H-like domain-containing protein: MIEIFEKELDYKIIMPKCLTDINLSNICIFDIETTGLSRIESKVVLVGFVEIFSNKLKITQFFSNSLSDESDLLKLCIEKFRGKDLLISYNGNAFDIPFLNSRFNKHNIDYYISKNLSLDLLKIVRKNKNYLNLENYKLKTVEKFLGIKRTDTISGRESVELYYEFLNTKNPKLKNKILLHNFEDIKYLYEILKILDYCNIQSIYSEYFFKLNLVNNNLLINFNSFSNSTLYLNKVSIKNSEAKLEFNLSNNSKSLITTGYSEFEFVKPFASIKYNSHTKHIVLILPIITLKLNENKHYFFNVNEFYNNNIFNKLTSSEKEKILFKYNKDILYFNIFKYLDNNLNTIINKIVDYN, from the coding sequence ATGATTGAAATATTTGAAAAAGAACTAGATTACAAAATAATAATGCCAAAATGCCTTACTGATATAAACTTATCTAACATATGTATTTTCGATATAGAAACAACCGGTCTTAGTAGAATAGAATCAAAAGTTGTTTTAGTAGGTTTTGTTGAAATATTCAGCAATAAGCTAAAAATAACGCAATTCTTTTCTAATTCTCTTAGTGATGAATCAGATTTATTGAAACTATGTATTGAAAAATTTAGAGGTAAAGACTTATTGATTTCTTATAATGGTAACGCTTTTGATATTCCATTTTTAAATAGTAGGTTTAATAAACACAATATTGACTACTATATATCAAAAAATTTAAGTTTAGATTTACTAAAAATAGTAAGAAAAAATAAAAATTATCTAAATTTAGAAAATTATAAACTTAAGACTGTAGAAAAATTTTTAGGAATAAAAAGAACTGATACAATTAGTGGTAGAGAAAGTGTAGAATTATATTATGAATTCTTAAACACAAAAAATCCAAAATTAAAAAACAAAATTTTGCTACACAACTTTGAAGATATCAAATATTTATATGAAATACTTAAAATATTAGACTATTGCAATATTCAGTCCATATATAGCGAATATTTTTTTAAACTCAATTTAGTAAATAATAATCTATTAATTAATTTTAATTCATTTAGTAATTCAACACTTTATCTAAATAAAGTTTCAATAAAAAATTCAGAAGCAAAACTAGAATTTAATTTATCAAATAATTCAAAATCACTTATTACTACAGGTTATTCCGAATTTGAATTTGTCAAACCCTTTGCAAGTATAAAATACAATTCGCATACTAAACATATAGTTCTAATTCTCCCCATAATTACTCTAAAACTTAATGAAAATAAACATTATTTTTTTAATGTCAACGAATTTTATAATAACAATATTTTCAATAAACTTACTAGCAGTGAAAAAGAAAAAATACTTTTCAAATACAATAAGGATATTTTATATTTTAATATTTTTAAATATTTAGATAACAATCTAAATACTATAATCAACAAGATTGTAGATTATAACTAA